AGGAAGTTCGAGTGGTGCTGAAGCGGGCGCTGCGCCTTTCGGAACTCGAGCGCGACAACCTGACGCTCCGCCAGCAACTCGCGGAGCGCGGGTTTGACGAGATCATGGGTGAAAGCGAGCCCATGCAGAAGGTGTTCGCCGCGATTCGGAAGGTCGCCACCACCGATGCCTCGGTGTTGATCGTGGGCGAGAGCGGAACCGGCAAGGAACTGGCCGCAAAAGCGATCCACCGGGCGAGCGCCCGTCGCGACGCACCCTTTGTGGTGATCAATTGCGGCGCGATCCCGGAGACATTGCTGGAGAGCGAGCTGTTCGGGCACGAGAAGGGCTCCTTCACCCACGCGGACACCCGACGCAAAGGCAAGTTCGAGTACGCCGAAGGCGGCACGTTGTTCCTGGATGAAATCGGCGACCTCCCGTTGCCGTTGCAGGTCAAACTCCTTCGATTCCTCCAGGAGCACCAGATCGAGCGCGTGGGCGGCCGCGAGGTCATTTCGCTCAACATCCGGGTGATTGCGGCCACCAACCGCGATCTAAAGCGCGACGTCGCCGACAAGCGGTTCCGCGACGACCTCTATTTCCGGCTGGGCGTGGTGACCATCACGCTGCCCCCGCTGCGCGAGCGCGGAGACGACGTGATGCTGTTGGCCCGCGCGTTCCTCCAGCGCTTCTGGCACGACGGCCAGAAGGAGGTCCGCGCCTTTTCCGCCGACGCGGCCGACGCCATCCAACGGTTTCCTTGGCCGGGCAACGTCCGGGAACTCGAGCACCGCATCAAACGGGCCGTGATCATGGCCGACGACAGCGTGGTCACCGCCGGGGACCTGGAACTGGAGCCCGCGGTCGGCGGGAGCGCGACCAGGCCGCTGCGGGAAGTTCGAGACGAGGCCGAGCGGCGACACATCCAGTTCGTGCTTCAACGTTGCGAAGGGAACATCAGCCGAGCCGCGACCGAGCTGGGCATCAGCCG
This window of the Nitrospirota bacterium genome carries:
- the prsR gene encoding PEP-CTERM-box response regulator transcription factor, with product MNKPKLLVIDDEEAIRNQMRWALIDEYEVLLAEDRASAVRQMKQERPELVALDLGLPPAPRDAEEGLQALSEILAIDRQAKVIVITGNNDRANALRAVEQGAFDFFSKPADLQEVRVVLKRALRLSELERDNLTLRQQLAERGFDEIMGESEPMQKVFAAIRKVATTDASVLIVGESGTGKELAAKAIHRASARRDAPFVVINCGAIPETLLESELFGHEKGSFTHADTRRKGKFEYAEGGTLFLDEIGDLPLPLQVKLLRFLQEHQIERVGGREVISLNIRVIAATNRDLKRDVADKRFRDDLYFRLGVVTITLPPLRERGDDVMLLARAFLQRFWHDGQKEVRAFSADAADAIQRFPWPGNVRELEHRIKRAVIMADDSVVTAGDLELEPAVGGSATRPLREVRDEAERRHIQFVLQRCEGNISRAATELGISRPTLHELIKKYGLRKPSGSDES